From the Lysinibacillus fusiformis genome, the window ATAAGACCAGCTTTTTAATTTATCTTTACATAGATTGACAGTAATTCGATATAACCATGTTTTATAGGAAGATTCATTCCTGAAATTATCTAAATGCTCATAGCACTTTATAAACACTTCCTGCGCAATATCTTCCGAAAGCTGCTTGTGCTTCATATACGTAAAGGCTAGACGTGCTATATCATCTCCATACGCCTTCATCAACCATTCAAGCCTCTCCTCCTTACTACAATCCCTACTAACTTCTATTGATGTTCTCACATGTTCAAGCATCCTCCACACCCTTTCAATTATTAGACGGAGTTGGTGCTATTTGGTTGTAATTAATTTACTATAATAACGAAGGATTTGTAATAGAGGTAAAAGAGAGGAATGAGAGATTCTTGTGTTATTATTCAATAGTAAAGTGCCAATAAATGGTGAAAAAGGGGAGTTAGTATGAATACACAATTCGAATTTACAGTTTTTCCTCCATTGGAAACAAAACGCTTCATCCTACGAAAAGGAAGAATGAATGATGGCCAAGATATTTTAAGACTTTATTCTAATGAAAATGTAGTGAAGTATCTGCCATTACCATTGTTCGCTTCAGTGGAAGATGCTATAGATGAAATCAATTGGTATGAGAAAATTTTCAAAGAACAGACAGGCTTAAGATGGGTAATCGAAGAAATTCAGACCAACAAAGTGATTGGCACATGTGGCTATTTGAATTATGAAAAAGAGCATAATCGTATAGAAATTGGCTATGATTTAAACCCTGACTATTGGGGGAAGGGTGTGATGCAAGAGGCTTTAAGCGCGATCATCCATTTTGCCTTTACATCAATGGGGATAAATAAAATCGAGGCAAAAATAGAACCAGAAAATACAGCATCGATCAAACTATTGGAAAAATTAAATTTTTCTCAAGAAGGTCTTTTAAGGCAACATGAATTTGAAAAAGGGAAGTACGTCGATCTTGTTATTTTTTCATTATTGAAAAGTGATTATTAGGAAGTCACGCTTAGAATGAGTAGTGGCTTTTAACAGACAAAATGTTGGGAGGAGTATTTTTTGAGCAACAATCAGCTAATTCCTACAAATGAAATTAAAGAAGAGTTTGAGGCTATTTTATTAGAACATGATAGTATTGCGCATTGTGAGATTAATTTAAAAAACGGGACTATCAAAAACATACATCAATTAGACACCAGCTATGACGAGTTTGCTTTGGATACGGTGAATAATGAATTCTGTTTTAGTCTAAAAGATAAAAATAACATAAACTTTTATAGAATGAATCTTCAAACATTTAGTCAAATAAATGCTATCACATTACATTTAGACAATTATTTTTCTTCTGAAGAACTTAAGGATGAAAGCTATTATTCCAAGTTAATCTACCTTAATCATCAATATTTGTTGTATTGGATTACGAAAAGAGCAATTAACTATGGACATCCTTTTTATCAATGTATTTTTTTAGTAAACACGTCTAGGGGAGAGATAAAACGATTAAATCCTTTCCTTCCAAACGGAGATAATTTACTTAGATTAGATACGTCCAAAAACATCTATCTAAGCAATCAAAATCATTTTTTACTAGTAAAAACGGGGAGAATTAGACCCTTTGAGAAACAAGCAATGTATAAAAGAGTAGATATTGAAAATCCTTATCATGACCACCTTGAATCGATTTACTTAATGGAGGTTTCAACTTTAATTGATCAACAAAATTTTAATAATACGACATTACTATCTTTATTAAATTATTCAGGTGCTTCTGAAAACTTACGATATGAGAACAATGTTCTTTCATACGTAGTCTCTGATTTTACTAATAACACGAAAGAATTAATAAAACATGATTTGTTAGTTGGGGATGTTTCAAGATGTCAAGATGACCAATTCATACGAGATCATTTAAATTATGAACTTGAAGTAGAAACAAGCTACTATCATTATATTGTAAAATTATTCAAACAAGAAAAAACGGATTCATTTAGTCTAATTGACGATGAATTGTCGTTTAATTTAAAGCTGGATAAGATAAGCTGAGAGAATTTTAACTTGTTAAAAGCATTTGTAATGGAGGATGGATTACATAGGAGTCTTATACCTAATGGGAGCCCTTCAACAATACATAAAGGCTATGAAGATGTTAAGTAGGAGGAAGAATAAACAACTCATTAATAGAGTGACTAAATAGAGTAGATACAAGGATGAGGTTTGGCATGAATTCGGTTTCTATTGGGATTCATGCTTTTAATTTTGCTTTTCTCAAGATATTTTCTATAAAATAAAAAGATTGAAGCACATTAGCCTCAATCTTTTTATTTTCGCTTTTATTATTTGACGTTCGGATAAATCATTGTTGCTGGGTCTACATATTCATCGAACTGTTCTTCTGTTAGTAAGCCACTTGCGATGGCTGCTGCTTTTAAAGTCGTGCCTTCTTTGTGGGCCTGTTTCGCGATTTTTGCTGCGTTTTCATAGCCGATATATGGGTTTAATGCTGTTACAAGCATTAAGGAATTTTGTAAATTGTGATCAAGTACTTCTTTGTTTGGCTCAATGCCTACTGCACAATGGTCGTTAAATGATTTCATTGTATCCGCTAATAGGCGCGTTGATTGTAAGAAGTTGTAAATGATGACTGGTTTAAAGACGTTTAGTTCAAAGTTACCTTGAGAAGCGGCGAAGGCAATCGTCGCGTCATTCCCAACTACTTGTGTGACAACCATTGTCATGGCTTCACTTTGTGTAGGGTTTACTTTACCTGGCATAATCGAAGAGCCTGGCTCGTTTTCTGGAATCGTAATTTCACCGATACCTGAGCGAGGGCCACTTGCAAGCCAGCGAACATCATTGGCAATTTTCATTAAATCAGCCGCTAAAGCTTTTAATGCACCATGCGCCACAACCGCTTCATCATGACTTGTTAGAGCATGGAATTTATTTGCAGCCGATGTAAATTGTTTGCCTGTAAGCTCACTAATTTCCACAGCTACACGGTCACCAAATTCAGGGTGCGCATTGATACCCGTACCAACCGCTGTTCCGCCAATTGCAAGTTCCTTCATATAGTCAATATTTTGAATAATCATGTGTTCCGATTTTGCCAGCATGGCTGCCCAACCGCTAATTTCTTGACCTAGTGTAAGAGGTGTCGCGTCCTGTAAATGTGTACGGCCAATTTTAATAATGTCTTTGAATTGAGCTGCTTTATCTTCCAATGTTGCTTTTAATAGACGTAGTCTTGGAAGTAAATAATCTTCTACTTTTAAGACAGCCGCAATATGCAATGCTGTTGGGAATGTATCATTTGAGCTTTGTGATTTATTGACATCATCATTTGGATGAATGCAGTCAGCTTCGCCAGCATCCTTTAATAGTTGATTCGCACGGTGAGCAATGACTTCGTTCACATTCATATTGGATTGTGTACCACTACCAGTTTGCCAAACCACAAGAGGGAATTGATCGTCCCATTGACCATTTAAAATTTCATCTGAAGCCTGCACGATGGCATTTGCTTTAATATCAGAAAGTTTGCCTAGTTTGTTGTTCGCAATCGCAGCACTTTTCTTTAAGATCGTCATAGCTTGCACAAGCTCGATTGGCATTTGTTCCGTACCAATTTGGAAATTTTCTTTACTGCGCTGTGTTTGCGCGCCCCAAATTTTATTAGCGGGTACTTTAATTTCACCCATAGTGTCTTTTTCAATACGATAATCCATGTCAAAACAGCTCCTTTAGTATGTAAAGTTCTCCTCATGTACAGATAAAAACGGATACTCTTAGTCTGATGTAAGAATATCCGTTTGATACATGCTTATTCAAAAAAGAGGGGGATTCTGAATTAAGCAATTTGGAGAAAAGAAATAATCTATTGATAATGATAATTGTTATCAATTAAAAAGTCAACGGTTTTGCTTGAAGAAATTTAATGGTGAGAATATTTCGCAATCCGTGCTTATTTTATTCCCGAAATTTAATGGAATAAACCTGTTTTAGTCGACTATCTCTTTTTCTTCCCAAGCTCTTTAAGAGGCTGCTTTTTAGGGATTTTTTCGAACAATATCTTCACATGAAAATTGTTGTCATCCACTTGAAGTACCTCCAACACCTTTGCCTTGCGCCCTTTAATGCGAATATCCTCTTCCACAGCAGGCAGTTTGACGAGCAATTGACTTAAAACGGACGTCTTGTTTTCATAATAATGAGTCACAAACATCACGATTCTCCTTCTAACTTTTGATTGTTACTCAATTTATGAGCGGAGGATAATAGTTAGAACTTTGAAGGTGGTGATCAAAGAATGAGTGGAACCGCTCGAAAAGATGTTAGTGGTGATCATCAATGGAGGGAACCCGCTCAAAAAGTTGCTGAAAGTGATCATAAAGAGAGGGAACCCGCTCAGAAAGTTGCTGAAAGTGATCATAAAGAGAGGGAACCCGCTCAGAAAGTAGCTCAAAGTGATCATAAAACGAGGAAAACCGCTCACAAAGGAACGCGAGGTGATCATAAAGCGATGCCCCCGCTCACAAAGGAACGTGAGGTGATCATCAAACGATGCTCCCCGCTCAAAAAGGAACACCAAGTGATCATAAAGCGATGCACTCCGCTCAGAAAGGAACGCCAGGTGATCATAAAGTGAAGCCCCCGCTCAAAAAGGAACGCAAGGTGATCATAAACTAAGAGAGCCAGGCACAGAGGAAAACTAGTAATTAATTTCTTATAGAAGTTTATAACTTAGTGAGGGAAAAAGAGGAGTAGAATACCATACAATGCTTAATAATCATATTGTAGGTGAATGGAATAGATTTAATAAATGAAAATAATATTTCGAAAGTAAATTACTTTTCCTATTGGTTAATTATGTTAATATCACGTTAGATTAATATGACTAGATAGTAAAGAAAAGGAGGCTAGAAAGAAGGATGGCAAATAATATCATCGAACAAGTAAAACGGGGATTGGAAGGTTTTGCTATTGGGGGTTATCATACTAGCGGAAATTTTAGTAAGTATCGAGAGGAATACTATAAATATTTTGGAGATCCAGATTATGAAACAAGAAAATACGCTATCGCTGCATTTACTTGTATGCTGGGTACCTGGGAAACAGGTTCTCTTCAGGTATTTCAGCCAATACAGGAGTGGGAGGAAAATAAAAAATGGAGCTCGAATCCATTAGACCAGAAGCGATTTTATCGTTTTAAAGATTATCTTTCTGCACTGTTAGCACATCATGAGCAGATAGAGAAAGAATTCCCCTATATGTTTGAAGATATTGTTTTATTTTTAATAAAGATTGAACTGAATCAAGGGATCAGTTATGAGGAATGGTTTCCTGAACATAACCCGAATTTGTTTAAGCGATTAAGGGAGGAAATTTTAATCCCTAAACAACATTTGATAGATAAAAGAAGTCATCGGAAATTCTTATTAAAAGAAATAGGTATTGAGCCTTTTTTTGAATCGGATCAATTTAGGTAGTTAAAGTGATCTAAAGGTGAATGGATTTGCCCAGAAACGAACTCTAGGTGATCCTAAAGTGAGGAACCCCGCTCAGCAAGGGATGTAAGGTGATCATAAAGAGAGGGAAACCGCTCAGAAAGGAAGTCAAGGTGATCATAAAGAGAGGCCACCCGCTCAAAAAGGAACGCAAAGTGATCATAAAACGAGGAAAACCGCTCAAAAAGGAACGCAAGGTGATCATAAAACGAGATAACCCGCTCAGAAAGGAACACCAAGTGATCATAAAGCGGTGCACCTCGCTCAGAAAGGGATGCCAGGTGATCATCAAACGATGCACCCCGCTCAAAAAGGAACACCAAGTGATCATAAAGCGAGGCATCCCGCTCTTATTCAAGATGATCCAGCAGCAAATCACTGGAAATAATAGAAAATACCGCTCAGAATGGCAGGGAAATCGCGTTTACTCATTCGGAAGGAATTCTCCAGAATGAGGTTTGCCTCCGTTTGTTTTATAAGAAAATCAAAAATATGACATGATTTTACGTGTGGGAATTGCAACTTTCGACATGTTTTTTATTTATTTCTCGGGAAATATCTCATAGCAATTTGTGAAAATGGTAGGGACTTCGTCAGCTAGTTTAGGCAATTTATGTGGTGGTTGGCTCGGATGGATACATAATAAAGTGTAATTTCAATCAAACAGGTGGGTGGATTACGTTTCAGCTAGGGGGATGTTCGCTATAATAAGAGTAAGGAGGAAATGCGATGTATTTAAAATCATGTAAGGTGTTACAGGATACAATTCCGAATAAGCAGGTGTATCCTTTTAATATTCCAAGCTTGCAGGATTTGCATGAGCTGGAGTTCCCGACGAATGTGACGTTCTTTGTTGGGGAGAATGGTTCGGGAAAATCAACATTACTGGAGGCGATTGCGGATCGCTGCGATTTCAATACGGCGGGTGGTGGTCGTCAAAATTTATATGAAGTACATAAGGCGGAATCTTCGTTGGGGGAATATATTCGTTTGTCGTGGCTACCGAAAATATCGAATGGTTTTTTTCTTCGATCGGAAACATTTTATCAATTTGCCAGTCATATTGATTTGTTAGATCGCCATCCAAACAAATATGCTGCTTTTGGAGGAAAATCTCTGCACCATCAATCCCATGGTGAATCCTTTCTGGCGTTATTTATGAATCGCTTTAAGGGTAAAGCCATTTATTTATTGGATGAGCCTGAGGCGGCATTGTCTCCAACGAGGCAGCTGAGCTTGCTGAAAATTATCAAGGACCTAGAGCATGAGGCACAATTTATTATTGCCACACACTCACCCATTTTGCTTGGCTATCCGAATGCAACAATTTATAGTTTTGATCAAGGAGAAATTGAATCCATTCGCTATGAGGATACGATTCATTACATCGTTACAAAACGTTTTTTAGATGCGCCACAGACCATAATAAGAGAGTTATTTGATGAGGAGAGGGAATCATGAATCAACGAAAAGGCTTAATCATGCGAGAAATTCGATTAGATGAAATGGCACAGTCCATTGATTTACTGAATTATGTCTTTCAAATGTCAATGTCCATTCACAAGGATCGTCGTTTTGTGAATGCTAAGAGCAGGCAATTTAATGAAGGGCATGCCATCGGGTGGTTTGATGGTTCACAGCTTGTATCGCAAATTTTAAGTTTGCCTTTTGAGGTTAATGTACATGGCAAAATTTATGAAATGGGTGGCATCACAGCAGTTGGGACATACCCTGAGTATTCGGGACATGGCTTAATGGAGAGCTTGATCATTGAAAGCCTGCAAAGTATGCGAAATGAAGGACAGTTTATATCCTATTTATTTCCATATTCTATTCCTTATTACCGCAAAAAGGGATGGGAAATTATGAGTGACATTGTGGAGTTTCAAGTGAAGGATACACAGCTGCCTCATTATGCTGGGCTAAACGGGAAAATTCGTCGTGTTGATCCGAAACATGAGGACGTTGTGGAAATCTACGCACGCTATGCACAAAAAACGCATGGGGTAATGGTGCGCAATAGTATTGCCTGGAACGAGAAATTTCAGGAGGATTTCTGGGAAGAGAAATTCATTGATAGTGATGTCAATCTTCAGGCGGCGGTCTATTATGATGAAGAGGATGTGGCACAGGGCTACATGTTCTATCGCATTATGGAGGAAAATTATTACATTGATGAAATCGTATATTTGCAGGAGGAGGCTCGTAAAGGTTTATGGAATTTCGTCTCGGCTCACAGCTCGATGGTTTATAATGTCTACGGGAAAACAACGGGCAATGAAGCGGTAGCCTTTCTATTAGAGGACAGTGAGATCATTCAAAAGGTATCGCCTTATTTCATGGCAAGAATTGTCGATGTCAAAGAATTTTTACTGCGCTATCCATTTATCGGCCAGGGTTTCGAGCTTCAGCTAGCTGTCATTGATCGTACTGTGGCGTGGAATAATGGTACCTACATCATCAAAATGAAAGATGGAAACCTTTCCGTGCAAAAGGTGAGTGAGACGTTGAATGCGAATGCTGTGCATTTAACGGTGCAAACATTGGCTACTATGCTGTTAGGCTATAAACGTCCAACCTATTTAGAAAGAATTGAACGATTACAGGGACGTGCAGAGGAAATTGCATTGCTGGAGGCGGTTTTACCAGTAGGTATCCCAACATTTATTGATTATTTTTGAGCGAGGGGGAGAGCCATAACGTTGACGGTTATGGCTGCCACGCCTCTTTTAACAGCTCGATGCCTCGCTTGATTTCTTCCATCGTTAATTTGCTAAAGCCTAATTGCAGCATAGGTTCATCTCTTGTTTGATGGATAAAAAACGGGCTTGTCGGATAAACCTTCACACCGTAAGACGCCGCTCGTTGAATGAGCTGCTGCTCTGAAAGTAGAGACTTCATCTTCACTAATACATACAGTCCTGATTGCTCGCCCAACACAGAAATTTGCTGACCAAATTGGCGTTGTAGCTCCTGCACAAGGTGCTGCATTTTTTGTTTATACGTCAAACGCATTCGTTTAATATGGCGTGTCCATTCCCCTTGAGCCATAAATTGGGCCATTGTGCGTTGATGGAGGGACGAAGCATTTTGTTCAAATTGAGCAAATCGCTCTTTAAATGGCTGAACCAGTGCATTGGGTAGCACCATATAGCTCAAACGTACACCTGGTAAAAACGATTTGGAGAAGGTGCCAAGATAGATTACTCGTGAAGGGTCGATGGAGGCAAGGGCAGGAAATGGCTGTTGCGCATAGCGAAATTCTCCATCATAATCATCCTCCAGAATATACCCACCGACTTGTTGAGCCCATTGTATTAAAGTTTGTCGTTGCTGAATGGTCATGGACACACCGTATGGGAAATGATGTGATGGGGTGACATACAACAAGCGAGATTGACAGTGTTGGAGTACATCAAGTTGTGCTCCTGTTTCTATTACGGGCAATGCCTCTATTTCGAAATGGTGTAACTGGAAGGATTCACGTGCACCGTTATAACCAGGGTCTTCCAAAAGAATGCTTGGGAAATGGTCTTTTAATAAAAAGCCAAGATACAGTAGCATTTGCTGTGTGCTACTGCCAATGATGATATTTTCGCTCGTTGTACA encodes:
- the fumC gene encoding class II fumarate hydratase, with amino-acid sequence MDYRIEKDTMGEIKVPANKIWGAQTQRSKENFQIGTEQMPIELVQAMTILKKSAAIANNKLGKLSDIKANAIVQASDEILNGQWDDQFPLVVWQTGSGTQSNMNVNEVIAHRANQLLKDAGEADCIHPNDDVNKSQSSNDTFPTALHIAAVLKVEDYLLPRLRLLKATLEDKAAQFKDIIKIGRTHLQDATPLTLGQEISGWAAMLAKSEHMIIQNIDYMKELAIGGTAVGTGINAHPEFGDRVAVEISELTGKQFTSAANKFHALTSHDEAVVAHGALKALAADLMKIANDVRWLASGPRSGIGEITIPENEPGSSIMPGKVNPTQSEAMTMVVTQVVGNDATIAFAASQGNFELNVFKPVIIYNFLQSTRLLADTMKSFNDHCAVGIEPNKEVLDHNLQNSLMLVTALNPYIGYENAAKIAKQAHKEGTTLKAAAIASGLLTEEQFDEYVDPATMIYPNVK
- a CDS encoding PLP-dependent aminotransferase family protein gives rise to the protein MDDFIFLLTEKEAKYKQVYQQIKVLITQGTLQTDDSLPSIRKLAETLQVSRNTTLTAYEQLVAEGYIRGEGRKGYFVNALEQVFLQEQEQPLMSESKSNATSYLVDFRAGAVDQQHFPMKAWRQIANQVLQESTCYEYGELFGESMLKEQLVPYLLQARGVCTTSENIIIGSSTQQMLLYLGFLLKDHFPSILLEDPGYNGARESFQLHHFEIEALPVIETGAQLDVLQHCQSRLLYVTPSHHFPYGVSMTIQQRQTLIQWAQQVGGYILEDDYDGEFRYAQQPFPALASIDPSRVIYLGTFSKSFLPGVRLSYMVLPNALVQPFKERFAQFEQNASSLHQRTMAQFMAQGEWTRHIKRMRLTYKQKMQHLVQELQRQFGQQISVLGEQSGLYVLVKMKSLLSEQQLIQRAASYGVKVYPTSPFFIHQTRDEPMLQLGFSKLTMEEIKRGIELLKEAWQP
- a CDS encoding GNAT family N-acetyltransferase, translated to MNTQFEFTVFPPLETKRFILRKGRMNDGQDILRLYSNENVVKYLPLPLFASVEDAIDEINWYEKIFKEQTGLRWVIEEIQTNKVIGTCGYLNYEKEHNRIEIGYDLNPDYWGKGVMQEALSAIIHFAFTSMGINKIEAKIEPENTASIKLLEKLNFSQEGLLRQHEFEKGKYVDLVIFSLLKSDY
- a CDS encoding GNAT family N-acetyltransferase, with protein sequence MNQRKGLIMREIRLDEMAQSIDLLNYVFQMSMSIHKDRRFVNAKSRQFNEGHAIGWFDGSQLVSQILSLPFEVNVHGKIYEMGGITAVGTYPEYSGHGLMESLIIESLQSMRNEGQFISYLFPYSIPYYRKKGWEIMSDIVEFQVKDTQLPHYAGLNGKIRRVDPKHEDVVEIYARYAQKTHGVMVRNSIAWNEKFQEDFWEEKFIDSDVNLQAAVYYDEEDVAQGYMFYRIMEENYYIDEIVYLQEEARKGLWNFVSAHSSMVYNVYGKTTGNEAVAFLLEDSEIIQKVSPYFMARIVDVKEFLLRYPFIGQGFELQLAVIDRTVAWNNGTYIIKMKDGNLSVQKVSETLNANAVHLTVQTLATMLLGYKRPTYLERIERLQGRAEEIALLEAVLPVGIPTFIDYF
- a CDS encoding AAA family ATPase is translated as MYLKSCKVLQDTIPNKQVYPFNIPSLQDLHELEFPTNVTFFVGENGSGKSTLLEAIADRCDFNTAGGGRQNLYEVHKAESSLGEYIRLSWLPKISNGFFLRSETFYQFASHIDLLDRHPNKYAAFGGKSLHHQSHGESFLALFMNRFKGKAIYLLDEPEAALSPTRQLSLLKIIKDLEHEAQFIIATHSPILLGYPNATIYSFDQGEIESIRYEDTIHYIVTKRFLDAPQTIIRELFDEERES